One window of the Enterobacter huaxiensis genome contains the following:
- the hisJ gene encoding histidine ABC transporter substrate-binding protein HisJ produces MKKLALSLSLVLALSSATAAFAAIPQKIRIGTDPTYAPFESKNAKGELVGFDIDIANELCKRIKAQCTYVENPLDALIPSLKAKKIDVIMSSLSITEKRQQEIAFTDKLYAADSRLVVAKSSDIQPTLESLKGKRVGVLQGTTQETYGNEHWAPKGIEIVSYQGQENIYADLTAGRIDAAFQDEVAASEGFLKQPVGKDYKFGGPSIKDEKLFGVGTGMGLRKEDNELREALNKAFAEIRADGTYDRLAKKYFDFNVYGG; encoded by the coding sequence ATGAAAAAGCTAGCATTGTCACTTTCACTGGTACTGGCACTTTCCAGCGCCACCGCGGCATTCGCTGCCATTCCGCAAAAAATTCGTATTGGTACTGACCCAACCTATGCCCCGTTCGAATCGAAGAATGCGAAGGGTGAACTGGTTGGTTTTGACATTGATATCGCCAATGAGCTATGCAAACGCATCAAAGCGCAATGTACCTACGTTGAGAACCCGCTGGATGCGCTGATCCCATCGCTGAAAGCAAAAAAAATCGACGTGATCATGTCTTCCCTTTCCATCACTGAAAAACGCCAGCAGGAGATTGCCTTCACCGACAAACTCTACGCAGCGGATTCTCGTCTGGTGGTGGCTAAGTCTTCAGACATTCAGCCTACCCTTGAGTCGCTGAAGGGCAAACGCGTCGGCGTGTTGCAGGGCACTACCCAGGAAACCTACGGCAATGAACACTGGGCGCCGAAAGGGATTGAAATCGTCTCCTATCAGGGCCAGGAAAATATCTACGCTGACCTGACGGCGGGCCGTATTGATGCCGCTTTCCAGGATGAAGTCGCGGCGAGCGAAGGCTTCCTTAAGCAGCCTGTGGGGAAAGATTACAAGTTCGGCGGCCCGTCCATCAAGGACGAGAAGCTCTTTGGCGTAGGTACCGGTATGGGGCTGCGTAAAGAAGACAACGAACTGCGCGAAGCGCTGAATAAAGCCTTTGCCGAAATACGTGCAGACGGCACCTACGACAGGCTGGCGAAAAAATACTTCGATTTTAATGTTTACGGCGGCTAA
- a CDS encoding UbiX family flavin prenyltransferase: protein MKRLIVGLSGASGAIYGVRLLQVLRDVKEVETHLVMSQAARQTLSLETDYSLRDVQSLADVVHDARDIAASISSGSFKTAGMVILPCSIKTLSGIVNSYTDTLVTRAADVVLKERRPLVLCVRETPLHLGHLRLMTQAAELGAVIMPPVPAFYHRPQTLDDIINQTVNRVLDQFDIELPDELFTRWQGA from the coding sequence ATGAAACGACTTATTGTTGGGCTTAGCGGTGCCAGTGGTGCCATTTACGGCGTACGCCTGCTGCAGGTGCTGCGCGACGTAAAAGAGGTTGAAACCCATCTGGTCATGAGCCAGGCGGCGCGTCAGACCCTCTCGCTTGAAACCGATTACTCCCTGCGTGACGTTCAGTCTCTGGCGGATGTGGTACACGACGCGCGTGATATCGCAGCCAGTATCTCATCAGGCTCGTTTAAAACGGCGGGCATGGTTATCCTGCCCTGTTCAATTAAAACGCTCTCCGGCATTGTTAACAGCTATACGGACACGCTGGTGACGCGTGCGGCTGACGTGGTGCTGAAAGAGCGCCGTCCGCTGGTACTCTGCGTGCGGGAAACGCCGCTGCATCTGGGGCATCTGCGTCTAATGACCCAGGCGGCAGAGCTTGGGGCCGTCATCATGCCGCCGGTGCCGGCGTTTTACCATCGCCCGCAAACGCTGGATGACATCATTAACCAGACCGTTAACCGCGTGCTGGATCAGTTTGATATTGAACTGCCCGACGAACTTTTCACCCGCTGGCAGGGCGCGTAA
- a CDS encoding histidine ABC transporter permease HisQ, with protein sequence MLYGFSGVILQGALVTLELAISSVILAVLIGLAGAGAKLSANKPLAMIFEGYTTLIRGVPDLVLMLLIFYGLQIALNSVTDAVGMDQIDIDPMVAGIITLGFIYGAYFTETFRGAYMAVPRGHIEAATAFGFTSSQTFRRIMFPAMMRYALPGIGNNWQVILKATALVSLLGLEDVVKATQLAGKSTWEPFYFAVVCGVIYLVFTTVSNGVLLLLERRYSVGVKRADL encoded by the coding sequence ATGCTGTACGGATTTTCTGGCGTTATTCTACAAGGCGCGCTTGTCACCCTTGAGTTGGCTATCAGCTCCGTGATCCTGGCGGTGCTGATAGGCCTGGCGGGCGCGGGCGCGAAGCTGTCGGCAAATAAACCGCTGGCGATGATTTTCGAAGGCTACACCACGCTGATTCGCGGCGTCCCGGACCTGGTGCTGATGCTGCTGATTTTTTACGGTCTGCAAATTGCGCTCAACAGCGTGACGGATGCCGTCGGCATGGATCAAATTGATATCGACCCGATGGTGGCCGGTATTATTACCCTTGGTTTTATCTACGGCGCGTACTTCACGGAAACCTTCCGCGGCGCCTATATGGCGGTGCCGAGAGGGCATATTGAAGCGGCGACCGCATTCGGTTTTACCTCCTCACAAACGTTTCGCCGGATCATGTTCCCGGCCATGATGCGCTACGCGCTTCCGGGCATCGGTAACAACTGGCAGGTTATCCTCAAGGCAACGGCGCTGGTCTCTCTGCTGGGTCTGGAAGACGTCGTGAAAGCGACCCAGCTGGCGGGAAAAAGCACCTGGGAGCCGTTCTATTTTGCGGTGGTGTGTGGCGTGATTTATCTGGTCTTTACGACCGTCTCCAATGGTGTGCTGCTTCTGCTCGAACGTCGCTACTCCGTGGGTGTGAAGAGGGCTGACCTGTGA
- the argT gene encoding lysine/arginine/ornithine ABC transporter substrate-binding protein ArgT, whose translation MKKTVLALSLLVGLSAAAGSYAALPQTVRIGTDATYAPFSSKDAKGEFVGFDIDLGNEMCKRMEVKCTWVGSDFDALIPSLKAKKIDAIISSLSITEKRQQEIAFSDKLYAADSRLIAAKGSPIQPTIDSLKGKHVGVLQGSTQEGFANANWREKGVDVVAYQNQDLIYSDLAAGRLDAAFQDEVAASEGFLKQPAGKEFAFAGPSVKDKKYFGDGTGIGLRKDDTELKAAFDKAFTELRKDGTYDKLAKKYFDFNVYGD comes from the coding sequence ATGAAGAAGACGGTTCTGGCTCTGTCTTTGCTCGTGGGGTTAAGTGCAGCAGCAGGTAGCTACGCGGCACTGCCACAAACGGTACGTATCGGTACAGACGCAACCTATGCGCCATTCTCCTCCAAGGATGCGAAAGGCGAGTTCGTTGGTTTTGATATCGATCTGGGAAATGAGATGTGCAAACGCATGGAGGTGAAATGCACATGGGTGGGCAGCGACTTCGACGCGCTGATCCCGTCGCTGAAAGCCAAGAAAATTGACGCCATTATCTCCTCCCTCTCCATCACCGAAAAACGTCAGCAGGAGATTGCCTTCTCCGACAAACTCTACGCAGCGGATTCCCGTCTGATTGCCGCAAAAGGCTCTCCGATTCAGCCGACCATTGACTCGCTGAAAGGCAAGCACGTGGGCGTGCTTCAGGGGTCTACCCAGGAAGGCTTTGCAAACGCCAACTGGCGTGAGAAGGGCGTAGACGTGGTGGCCTACCAGAACCAGGATCTGATTTACTCTGACCTGGCCGCAGGCCGTCTTGATGCGGCGTTCCAGGATGAAGTCGCCGCGAGCGAAGGCTTCCTGAAACAGCCGGCAGGCAAAGAGTTTGCTTTTGCTGGCCCGTCTGTCAAAGACAAAAAATACTTTGGTGATGGTACCGGTATCGGCCTGCGTAAGGACGATACCGAGCTGAAAGCCGCCTTCGACAAAGCGTTTACCGAGCTGCGTAAAGACGGTACCTACGACAAGCTGGCGAAGAAATACTTCGATTTCAACGTCTACGGTGACTAA